The region GTGCGCACTGGTAGGTATTCCTCTTTACGCTCACTCTTATAACAACTTTGACGCTGCGTATGACTGCGTCCGCTTTGGCTGCAAGCAGCTCATTCACGGCTTTGAGATTGACGAGCGCACCATGAAGCTTATGGCTGAGCAGGGTACCTTCTTTACCCCAACTATCGGCTTCTTGCCAACTTGGTACGGAACTTATCCACCAGACTGGACTCCAGAGCTTGATGCATTCCCAGGTGAGACTGTTGTCGAGAAGGGTCTTGCACGTACCTATGATAACCTGCGTAAGGCATATGATATGGGCATTACCATTACCATTGGTTCCGACTCCTTCAGTTTTGTTACTCCTTACGGCTATGTCACCATCGACGAGATGTATGACTTTGTCGAGAAGGTTGGCATTTCTATTCTTGATACCGTTGCAGCTGCTACTTACAACGGCGCAAAGATGCTGGGCAAGGAGAACGAGTTTGGTGCTGTCAAGGAAGGCCTCTCTGCTGATATCCTTGTAGTTAAGGGCGACGTTGCTAATAACATCCGCGACCTCACGCCTGAGAACATGGACGTCATCATGAAGGAAGGTAAGATTATCGATCGCGGTAGCTTCTAAGCTTCCTGTTTGATAGTTTGTAACGCGAAGGTTGGGCCCTGACTCACTTAAGCGTCAGGGCCCACTTTTACAAGCAAGAAGTTTATTCTTTGATATAAAAGGTTGACATTTGATAGGAGCTCACTATGTCTGAACCAAAGCAGGTGAAAATTGTGCTGCTTACCGGCTATTTAGGCGCAGGTAAGACCACTATTTTGAACCATATTCTTTCTAACACTGAAGGTATTCACGCAGCAGTTATCGTCAATGATATTGGTGAAATTAACGTTGATGCTGGTCTTATTAAAGACGGCGGCTACGCTAAAGAAGGCGATGTTATACCTCTAACTAATGGTTGTCTCTGCTGCACGCTTTCTAATGACTTGGCACTTCAATTGGGTGATTTGGCAGATACCGAAGAGTTTGATTACATCATTATTGAGGCTTCAGGCATCTGCGAGCCAATCCCCATTACCTATAATATTTCTGCATTCTGCAATCAGAGTCAGCATGCAACTAACCACTCTCATCTCAATCTAGATAACATTGTTGCAGTTGTTGATTGCGCTCGCATGTTTGAGGAATTCCACAACGGCGCCGATCTTCTCGACCCAGATATTGAAGAGGATGACATCGAGAACCTGCTTATTCAGCAGATTGAGTTCTGCTCAACGCTGGTACTGAACAAGACCGATCTAGTTACTCCTGAGCAACTTCACGAGCTCAGGGCGCTTGTACGTGGTCTGCAGAAAGACGCTGTTATTGTTGAGGCAGTCAACGGTGACATTCCTATGAGTGAGCTTATCAATACTGGCCGTTTTGACTTTGACAAAGCATATGCTTCTGCTGCTTGGATGAATGCAATGGAGCATCCTGAGGAGCACGAAGATCCAGAGGTTTTGGAGTATGAGATTACCACCTTTGTGTATCGCCGCCGCCAGCCGTTTGACCTGGATAAACTCAATCAGTTTGTGGCTAGCTGGCCAAAGAACATTATCCGCGTCAAGGGCAGCATCTGGGTTTCGCAAGACCCAGAGATGAGCTACGTATTTGAGCAGGCAGGCAATCAGGTTCAGTTCTATGAGAATGGAATGTTCTATGCTTCGCTGCCAGAGGATGAGCGAGAAAACCTTCTTGACGAGAAACCCGAGCTACGCGCAGAATGGGATGATGAACTGGGTGATCGTCAAACAAAACTGTGCTTCATTGGTCGTCATATGAATCATGAAGAAATTGAAGCCGGTCTGGATGCATGTCTTACTGAGTATGTGTCTGACGAGTTTGACTACTAGCGTTTTCAGCGCCAAGAGCTCCGGCGCTTGAAATCGAGGGACCCAGTTTATCCTGGTCCCTTTTTTAGGTTAGAGGTGCCTAATGACCAAGATTGAACAGCTTAAAGATTGGATTCAGTCGTCAGATAACATTGTTTTCTTTGGCGGTGCTGGCGTATCAACAGAAAGTGGTATTCCAGATTTTAGAGGTACTAACGGCCTGTATCGACAGGGCGGTATCAAGATAGAGAATATGACCATTGGACTGGGGCAAGATGGTTATGATATGGGAAAAGAAACTTGCGACCTGGGAAATGGAATAACGGTAGACCCAGACAATGAGGAATCTTTTGCTTATAGTAAGGCACCGGATTTTACACTTGAAGAGATCTTCTCGCTTGATGTGTTTCTAGATTATCCTGCAGCGTATTATACGTATTTTAGAAACTCTCATCATTTAGGAGAGGCTCAACCAAACATTGCTCATAAGTGGCTGGCAGCCTTGGAAGCAGAGGGAAAGTTGCGCGCGGTGGTGACGCAAAACATCGACGGATTGCATCAAGCTGCTGGTAGTAAGCGTGTGTTTGAGCTCCATGGCAACGAGACACGTTTTTATTGTCCCGAATGCGGTCATGTCTATACGCTTGATCAGATTGAAGAGCAGTCGTCTGTGGTGCCGCTCTGTCAATGTGGCGCAGTTATTAGGCCTGATATTGTCTTTTACGGAGAAGGCCTCAATATGGATACCGTTTATGGGGCTTTAAACGCTATCTCACAAGCGGAAGTCCTTATTGTTGCAGGAAGTTCACTGGTGGTGCAACCTGCCGTCGGTCTTCTCGACTACTACGAGGGCAACAAGATGGTCATTATCAACGACCAACCCACGCCGTACGACGGCCGAGCCAATCTGGTGATTAGAGACAGAATAGGTGCCGTCATAGAACATCTCCTGTAGAAAAACACCTACCCGCAAATATGCAGGTAGGCGTTCTCATTTCAAATAATGGCGAGAAGTTTGTATGAACGGGAGGCTCGCGAGAGGTGCGAGAAACCCGTGCGTTAGTTGGCGGCTTCCTCGGCAAGCGTTTGAAGTGTTGCCATCAGTGATGGAACAACCTGCTTCTTACGGCTAACAACACCAGGAAGAACAGCAATGTTGCCGTCAACCTTTACGTTAAAAGCTCTCTCGATGACATTAGCAGCATTAGCACCATAGAAGAGCATCTCGGTGACCTGGCTCTTAACGTCGGTGAACATATAGAAGACCATTGGAAGTTCTTCTGATTTAGCGGCGGTTTCCAAAAATGGTCCAACAAGTTCCTCTGCAGCCTTACGGCTAGTCTCGGTCATGAAGGAACCTTGACCAACACCAAACTTTACGCCGCCACGGCTGAATACCTTGTAGTCACCATGGAAGACTTCCTCTGCGGTACGGCCAGTAAGGTCTGCACCAGCATCAAACATCTGCTCAGAGTAGGAGTCAATGTCTTCTCCACAGATTTCCGCTAGTTTCTTACCTGCAACAATATCGCGCTCGGTGCATGTAGGGGAGCGGAATGCAAGGGTGTCAGAAAGAATTGCAGAGAGCATAAGACCAGCAATGTTTTTAGGAATATCAATACCGTATTCATGGTAGAGACCATAGATGATGGTACAGGTGCAGCCAACAGGAACATTTCTAAAGGTAATTGGATTAGAAGTCTCAATGGAGCCAATGCGGTGGTGATCAACAATCTCCATAATTTCGGCCTGCTCAAGACCATCGACAGCTTGAGTGCGCTCGTTGTGGTCAACAAGAATGACATGCTTCTTGCGAGGATTTAAAAGACCAGGACCGCTGATTAGGCCAGCAAAGGTACCGTTTTCATTGATAACAGGAAAGAAGCGGTGTCTCGAGTTGGTCATAGCTTTGCGTGCATCATCAATTGCCGTGTTAACGCTGAACTTGAGAATGTCATCGGTGAGCATCTTCTCGCGTACAGGCATAGACATGATGAGTAGACGAGCTACCTCAAAGGTATCACGAGGAGTGCTGATAATAGCGCAATCACGCTTTTTAGCTAGGTCAATGACGTCTTGAGCAATTGGAGCATCGCAAGAGACAATAAGGCAGGAAGCACCGTGCTCAACTGCGATGGTTTGATTTTCATGATTGCCAGCAACAACAATGATATCGCCAGCGTCAACAATCTCTGAAAGGGCTGAAGCACTAGTACCAACGCGAATGTTACCCTGCTTAACAACGCCCTGGGGATCACCAAGAACCATGGTTCCACCAAGCGTTGAAACAATGTTTGCATAGCTTGTCTTTGCCTTGGAAAGTAAGTTTGGCTCGGAAAGGCTCATGTTTGCATTTGCAATGTCTTTAACTGCAATCAGACCAGTAAGTTCTTCTTCTTCATCAGTAACGCAGAGCGTATCAAGCTTGACGTTTTGCATAAGCTGCCAAGCGGAATAGAGACTCATCTCAGCATCAACTTTTGGCTGAGTCTGAATCTCTGCATCTTTAATCTGAGGAGTAACGGTAGTAATAAGTTGTGGCTCTTCAAAGCCAAAGTGATTCAAGACAAAAGCGGTCTCACGATTAAGAGAACCAGCACGACGAGCTTCATAGATAGGATTGTCAATCTGATTTTTGAGATACGCATAAGAAATTGCAGCACAAATGCTGTCTGTATCTGGGTTCAAATGGCCAATGATATTTACTTTACGAATTGCTTCTGCCATCTTCGCCTCCTTGATGATGTCGATGATGTAACTTTCTAATTAGAACACACTTTAGTAAGCACATTTTGTTTCTTTTTTAATACCAACCTGTAGTGTACCCCTCTCTGTTTTTACTTAGAACGGAAAATCACAGAAAAACAGCAGGCGTACCTGTGAATCTGGTAAATGTATGTAGGATAAATGACAATTCAAAAGTTGAAGGAAATTAGTACAATGAGAGATGTAAAAAATCGATTGAATTGGAATATCAAGTGAGTTCTCCTACGCGTTTTTCTGCTAAAAAAAGAAACGCTCGCCATACAAATAAAGAGGCGGATACTCTCGAGCCTTCTTCTGAGGCAAGGGAAGTTGCATCTGTAGAAACACAGCAAGTTCCCACAGAGAAGGCTGATGCTACTGGAAGCCCAGTAGTTTTTCTGCAGACTGTATCTGAGCAACTTTCATCAGCTTTTAAGTTATTTGCTCAGCGTAAGCCTGTAGAAGACTCAAAGTCTAAGGTTGTACCAGAAAAAAAGAAGAGCGAGAAAACATCTCTGTCTTCACGTAAAAACACTCGTGTGGAGATGCACCATCGCGTTCAAGCAGATCCTGAGCCAGAAGAGCGTCATTCTCGCCCCGTGAGTGCGGGTAGGAAAAAGCTCGAGTTGATAAGCGTTGTTGCAATTTTGCTACTTGCGGTGCTCTCGATTGTATTGGTTAACCGACCAAGTACAAAAACGCTGGTATTTGGCAATAATCAGGTTACTTATACCGGCACTACCATTCAGGGAAAGATGAATGGCCAAGGCAAGATGACCTTTGAAAATGGCGATACTTACGAGGGAGAATTTGTTGACGGGTATTTCCAAGGTCAGGGAACGTATACCTCAAAAGACGGCTGGACGTACGAAGGTCAATTTGTAAAAGGCCAGGCAGATGGCCAAGGAAAGCTCACTACGCAAGATAATATTGTGTACGAAGGAACTTTTAAGCAAGGGATTTATCAAAGTGCGAATTAAATGGTTTTCGCTTGTGCGTATAACAGGACTTGTTTTAGTCCTCATATATCACTTTTTTAAGGAAGCACTTCCAGGTGGCTTCATTGGCGTTGACGTATTCTTTACGTTCTCGGGATATCTCATCACAGCTCTTCTGATTGATGAGTTTGCCCGCTTTAGATCCATTGATGTCATAGGATTTTTACGTAGACGTTTCTACAGAATTGTGCCACCGCTTGTATTTATGGTGCTTGTATGTACGCCATTTCTTTTGCTTGTACGAGCCGAGTTTATTGCCGGCATTAAGTATCAGATTGCCGCAGCTCTTGGCTTTGTAACTAACTATTTTGAGATTGTTTTGGGCAACAGTTATGAGAACCAATTTGCTCCACATGTGTATCTTCATACTTGGAGCCTTGCAGTTGAGATGCACTTTTATGTGTTGTGGGGTCTTTGTGCCTGGCTACTTGCTTGCTTAAGCAAAACAATTAGAAGTTATAAGGTAAAGATTGCCGGAGCTTCTCTGGTGCTTTTGGTTGTTACCTATTTGGCAATGGCTACAAGCGCTCCAAGTTCTACTAATCTTTCTATTCAGTATTTTTCTACGCAAACACACGTGTTCCCTTTCTTTATCGGCGCGCTTTTATCGTGCGTTGCAGGAATTGCTCAGACGGGCGCACTTTTTGACCAGCTTGAGCAGAAACTTTCTACTCAGCTGACGCTTGTGGGTCTTGTGGTAAGCCTTGGTGTTCTTGTTTGCTTGAGTGTCTTTATGCACTTTGACAATCTCTTTACGTACACCTTTGGTTTTCTTTTTGCCTCGCTTGCATCTGCAGCAATGATTTTCTTTGCACGCATGCTGCATCAAAAAACTGACGGTATTAAAGAACCTGGCATTGTTTCCTTTGTGGCAGATACCAGCTACAGTGTGTATCTGTTCCACTGGCCTTTGTACATTATTTTTGCCGAGAAGGTCAATCCTGTTCTGGCCGCACTTTTAACCTTGTTGCTTTCGTTTGTGTTTGCAAGCTGCTCGTTCTATGTAATTGAGCCAGCGTTGGCGGGAAAGTCTCCAGAGTTTTTCTCGCATATTAAGCTTGACGGTCATAAGATTTTGCGAGTCACTGGGCTTGCGCTCATTCCGTTTGCGGCAGCAGTTGCTTTTATTGCGCTTACCGCTCCGCAACTGAGCGATTTCCAGAATGATTTGCTGCTCAACGCCTCATTGCAGGAGCAGAGTACTATGACCATGACTCGTAAGCATGCGGATACCTCACAGGCAAGTAATTACAACGTTGTCGAGGGCGTCACTTATATTGGCGATTCTGTTTCGCTTCGTGCTCGTTCTTACCTACAGGACGCTTTGCCCGATGCGCAAATTGACGCTTCGGTTAGTAGAAATGTAGCAATGGGCGTAGATTTGCTGCAGTCGGCAATCAATAACAATACGCTTTACCAGAATGTTGTTGTAGCTTTGGGTACCAACCCTGTTGGTGGTACTGACGCGGTTGACAAGATTGTAGAAATGTTGCCACGTGGTCATCGTTTGATCTTTGTGACTCCGTACGACGGCAGAAATACTGATCCTAATGCTGGTGCAAATGCTATTCGTGCACATGAGCTTGAGCTTGCTCAGAAGTATGACTTCATTACCATTGCAGATTGGGCTCAGGTTGCTCAGGATAATCCTGATATTTGGGCAGGTACTGACTACGTACACTTTGGCTCGGATTCAGATTCCATTAATCGTG is a window of Lancefieldella parvula DSM 20469 DNA encoding:
- a CDS encoding CobW family GTP-binding protein, yielding MSEPKQVKIVLLTGYLGAGKTTILNHILSNTEGIHAAVIVNDIGEINVDAGLIKDGGYAKEGDVIPLTNGCLCCTLSNDLALQLGDLADTEEFDYIIIEASGICEPIPITYNISAFCNQSQHATNHSHLNLDNIVAVVDCARMFEEFHNGADLLDPDIEEDDIENLLIQQIEFCSTLVLNKTDLVTPEQLHELRALVRGLQKDAVIVEAVNGDIPMSELINTGRFDFDKAYASAAWMNAMEHPEEHEDPEVLEYEITTFVYRRRQPFDLDKLNQFVASWPKNIIRVKGSIWVSQDPEMSYVFEQAGNQVQFYENGMFYASLPEDERENLLDEKPELRAEWDDELGDRQTKLCFIGRHMNHEEIEAGLDACLTEYVSDEFDY
- a CDS encoding SIR2 family NAD-dependent protein deacylase; protein product: MTKIEQLKDWIQSSDNIVFFGGAGVSTESGIPDFRGTNGLYRQGGIKIENMTIGLGQDGYDMGKETCDLGNGITVDPDNEESFAYSKAPDFTLEEIFSLDVFLDYPAAYYTYFRNSHHLGEAQPNIAHKWLAALEAEGKLRAVVTQNIDGLHQAAGSKRVFELHGNETRFYCPECGHVYTLDQIEEQSSVVPLCQCGAVIRPDIVFYGEGLNMDTVYGALNAISQAEVLIVAGSSLVVQPAVGLLDYYEGNKMVIINDQPTPYDGRANLVIRDRIGAVIEHLL
- a CDS encoding putative manganese-dependent inorganic diphosphatase; the protein is MAEAIRKVNIIGHLNPDTDSICAAISYAYLKNQIDNPIYEARRAGSLNRETAFVLNHFGFEEPQLITTVTPQIKDAEIQTQPKVDAEMSLYSAWQLMQNVKLDTLCVTDEEEELTGLIAVKDIANANMSLSEPNLLSKAKTSYANIVSTLGGTMVLGDPQGVVKQGNIRVGTSASALSEIVDAGDIIVVAGNHENQTIAVEHGASCLIVSCDAPIAQDVIDLAKKRDCAIISTPRDTFEVARLLIMSMPVREKMLTDDILKFSVNTAIDDARKAMTNSRHRFFPVINENGTFAGLISGPGLLNPRKKHVILVDHNERTQAVDGLEQAEIMEIVDHHRIGSIETSNPITFRNVPVGCTCTIIYGLYHEYGIDIPKNIAGLMLSAILSDTLAFRSPTCTERDIVAGKKLAEICGEDIDSYSEQMFDAGADLTGRTAEEVFHGDYKVFSRGGVKFGVGQGSFMTETSRKAAEELVGPFLETAAKSEELPMVFYMFTDVKSQVTEMLFYGANAANVIERAFNVKVDGNIAVLPGVVSRKKQVVPSLMATLQTLAEEAAN
- a CDS encoding MORN repeat-containing protein, with the translated sequence MSSPTRFSAKKRNARHTNKEADTLEPSSEAREVASVETQQVPTEKADATGSPVVFLQTVSEQLSSAFKLFAQRKPVEDSKSKVVPEKKKSEKTSLSSRKNTRVEMHHRVQADPEPEERHSRPVSAGRKKLELISVVAILLLAVLSIVLVNRPSTKTLVFGNNQVTYTGTTIQGKMNGQGKMTFENGDTYEGEFVDGYFQGQGTYTSKDGWTYEGQFVKGQADGQGKLTTQDNIVYEGTFKQGIYQSAN
- a CDS encoding acyltransferase family protein — protein: MRIKWFSLVRITGLVLVLIYHFFKEALPGGFIGVDVFFTFSGYLITALLIDEFARFRSIDVIGFLRRRFYRIVPPLVFMVLVCTPFLLLVRAEFIAGIKYQIAAALGFVTNYFEIVLGNSYENQFAPHVYLHTWSLAVEMHFYVLWGLCAWLLACLSKTIRSYKVKIAGASLVLLVVTYLAMATSAPSSTNLSIQYFSTQTHVFPFFIGALLSCVAGIAQTGALFDQLEQKLSTQLTLVGLVVSLGVLVCLSVFMHFDNLFTYTFGFLFASLASAAMIFFARMLHQKTDGIKEPGIVSFVADTSYSVYLFHWPLYIIFAEKVNPVLAALLTLLLSFVFASCSFYVIEPALAGKSPEFFSHIKLDGHKILRVTGLALIPFAAAVAFIALTAPQLSDFQNDLLLNASLQEQSTMTMTRKHADTSQASNYNVVEGVTYIGDSVSLRARSYLQDALPDAQIDASVSRNVAMGVDLLQSAINNNTLYQNVVVALGTNPVGGTDAVDKIVEMLPRGHRLIFVTPYDGRNTDPNAGANAIRAHELELAQKYDFITIADWAQVAQDNPDIWAGTDYVHFGSDSDSINRGGTLYAQMVKDAVEKANQGHVKP